The genomic DNA GCCGCGGTTTTCACAGCCGAACAGGATCGAAATCGCTTCGGCATCGACGGTCGGCAGGACCGCCGCGACCAGGAACTGTTGCTGGCTGGAGGAGACGATCCGCGATTGAGTCTCGGCTGTCGTCATCGCTTGCAGCGCCAAGGCGGCTGCTTTTTGGCGGATCTCCGGCGAATTGTCGCCTCGCAACGATAGCCCTTTCAATTGCCCGTCGGAGGTCTGCGACCAATGCGTGACGCTGCTCGCGTCGTACCGGGCAAACAGCCGCTGGATCAACGACGCCATCAATTGAACGCTTACCGAACCGCTGGAAGTGCGAATCGGCTCGGGCTGTGGCAATGGCGGGTTCGCTGCGGTTGCGGCGCTACCCAAATTTGGAGTCCGGCGCGGCGCGGCGACGCTGGCTGCCGGGGAGTCGATGACCACGATCTGCCCCGCTTATTTCAGTTGCATGGTGAGTTGTGGCTGATCCGCTGCGTGGGCATTCGGATCCGCGTTGAGATCCAAAAGATGGCATCGCGAACCGGCATTCAGCAAGCGGTCGTCGTTGTCGACGCGAACCTTGACCGTATACGTATTCGTCTCGCCATCGGGGAAGGGAGAGACGAAGTAGATCGAACCTCTTGCCCGACGGTTCGCATCGACAAAGTGCACCGTCGCTTGGCTGCCAACTTGGATCTCGGGACGACGCTCGCGTGGCACCAGGAAATTGACTGACAAGACGTTCAACTGGGCCAGTTCGCAAACTTGAGGGTCGACCGGACCCACATATTCTCCCTCTTCTTTGAGAAATTGAACGATCACGCCATCGAAGGGAGCGGCGATGCAATATTGATCCGCTTCGGCTGTCAGCTTGTTGAACTCGGCCTTTCGTTGCAGCTGCTTCTCTTCCACTGTCAACACATTGGCTTCGGCCAAGGCAACCTGTTCGCGGGCTTGCAGCAGTTCGACGGGAGTGGCGTGCTGGCGATCGGCGAGGGTTTCGATCCGCTGCAGTCGGGTCTGCCGCGCGGCGAGTTCCGCTTGAGCTGTTGCCAATTCACCGCGAGCCTGCATTGCGGTGCGGCTGATTTGAATCAGCTTTTGGTGGACCGAAGAGTCTAGCTTTACCAGGCAGTCGCCCTTGGACACCTCGCTCCCTTCGGCGACGCTGCGGACGTCGACGATCCCGGTCACCGAAGCTGCGACGCGAGCCGATCGGAACGGCTGACTGAAGCCTTCGATCGGGGTGTATTCGTAATCGCTGGTGGTTGGTGGGAACTGCGCCACGGCAACTTGGCCATGGACGCTGACCAGACCGACCACGGCGACCAGGTAGAGGATAGACCTGTTGAACATGGCTCGTTTCGGGTTGGAGTGTTGGGACGGCAACCTTACAAAACGCTGTGTTTTGTTTGCTACCGAAACGTACCGCCCAAATTGGTGAGGACCCGATCGGTTCGCTTAAATGGAACGAAAGCGTGGCGGCTTGCGGCAACGAGTTTGCCGAATGCGCCGGATGTTCCGAACGTCCTAGTTTCCACCGGGGTGGGAGAAGGAGACGAGTGCTCCGGTCGCCCGTTGGACCTCGATCAAGCTGCGATTGTATTGCGTGATCGATTGCAGCAGCGCCAGTTCTTCGCGCAACAAACGGTCTTGGCCGTTGAGAAGATCGTCCAGCTGCAGTTGTCCCAGCCGTGGATCGTTGCCCAGCAGTTGCCAGCGATCCTCGAGGTATTTGATTTCGGCCTGGACCGCGGCAAGCGATTCGCGGCGGCTGATCGCGGCGGCGTGCGACGCGCGGAGATTGCGGATCGCGATCTCCACCTCGGCTCGAATGTTACCCGTCTTTTCGCGAATCAACATCGTCAATTGAGTTAATTCGTATTGCCGCTGACGGACCAAGCTGTGGGCGGTTCGGTTGCGGTAGGGAAGCAGGTATTGCAGCCCTCCGCCAAAACCGGGGCGGCCGTCGGTAAACTGGTTAGCCCAGGCGCCGGCGATATCAGACGATCCCTGCCGCCCGGCCAGCTGGCCTTGGAGGACAAGGTTCAATTGCGGCCTGGTTTGGTCTTGGGCGAGGTTCAAGCGGACCTGCGTCGCGTTGACCAGTTCGTGCAGTTCCAGGATCTCGGGCCGCCGCTGGATAGCCACCGCGACTTCGCTTTCGATGTTGAAGTCGACGGGAACGATCACCGCGGGCTGCGTCGGCAGTAATTCGGCCTGCCCCGATTCGCTGAACGATGGTGCGTTGACCAGCGACCGCAAGCGGGATTCTTGGTTTTTGATATTCGCTTCGGCCAGCGACAGTTCGGCTCTGCGGTTGGCGACCGCTGCTTGGGCTCGCAAAACCTGGCTGCGAACCGAATCGAGCGATTGCCGATGCTTCAATTGTTCGGCGATTCGTTGGGCGCGGTCGAGATGTCGCTGGCGAATCAGTAGATTGGCTCGCTCGACATACAGCGACCAGTAAGCGTTGGCGACATCAAATAACTGGGTCAGGATCGCGTCGGTATATTTGGCTTGGGCCGCGGCGGTGTCGAATTGAGCGGTCAGGATCAGGCTGCGATTGGCGTCGATATGGCGTCCCTGCAACAACGGCTGGCTCCAGTTGGCGAACAGCCCCGCGGAACCTTGGTTGTTGGGTAGGAAGAAGGTGGAATTGCTGTTCTTGTGGCCGATGCTTTGCCCGAAGCCATAGCTGCCGCCGGATTCGGTTTGCCCCCGCAGCCCCGCTTCGGTTCCCAGCAGTTCGTCTTCCAGTCGGGGCGGGCCACCGGTTGTCAGCGTATTTTCAACGGGATCGCTGGTGCTGTTGAGATCGCTGTCGCTGTAGATCAGGGGATCGTAGACGCCTCGCGCCTGTTCGATCTGAGTTCCGCTGATCCATGGCGTTTGCGCGACTGCTTGGACTCGCGCCGAGTGCTGCACGGTTAACGAAAACAGCATCATCAGATCGACTGGGATCGTGTGCGATGCGTGCCGCAGCGGGGTCGAGGTGGGGGCGACCCACCATTCGATCTGGCCGATGGGCGGGATTGCCGGGGCGACGGCAGGATGCGGCAGCGACGCGAGGGGACCGGTATCCGAGGCCCAGGCGGCGAGCATCTGCGATGTTGTGGCCGTGATCGGCTGTCGCGCCGGAGCTGCTGACAGCGTGTTCACCCGCGGCAGCAGCAAGCGAGTCGCCGGAGCATCGGTCTGCGCATTAACGATCCCGGTGCCGCTCACGAAGATCGCGAGCGTCACTATAAGGATGTGCAATTGCGGTAGGTGAACAGATGTCATCTGACTCAGCGGTTCTTGAATAAAAGGCGCGCATGTTCCCTCTTTATCGTCGGTCGAACTACTTCAACTGAGGTAAATGTGACATTCCTAAGAATCGGCTCGGCGAGAACGATCGCCTTAATCGCACCCCTTCCTTTTGAGGCAAGCCATATCCTGAAAAAACGGCAGTGGAACAGGCCGAGTGTCAGCCGCGGTTCGATACCGCGGGCTACGTTTTAACGGCCAAGATTGCGCGCGGTGGGCGATCGCAGGCTGTGCGAATTGGGGCGTTCACGTGCTTAAAAGACTTCTTGCCAATCTGGATCAACGCTTGCGGACCCAATCGGTGTCGGATGTGGATCATGGTGCGTCGCCGCTGATCGATGCGATGCGGTTGGAGGATCGGATCCTCTACAGCGCGGTGCCGATGGGCGATCCCGCACAGGTGCAGGCCGATCACGGAGGAGATGCTGGCGATTCGTTTGACGTTTCAGCGAGTCCCGAAGATTTTTCCGCGACGGCTGAGACCAGCGATTTGGGGGAGGACGTGGTTACGTTCGATGTCGGGACGCTCGCCGATGCGTCGGTCGATCCGACGGTCCGAAACGAGATCGTGTTTATCGATTCGTCGGTCGAAGATTTGGACACATTGTTGGCGGATCTGTTTTCGGATGATCCCGACCGCGACATCGAGGTCGTGTTGTTAGATGCTGGCGAGGACGGAGTCGATCGGATCAGCGAGCATCTGGATCGTCGATCGGGGATCGATGCGGTTCATATAATAAGTCACGGCGACGGCCTGGGAATTCAGTTGGGGGCCACGCGGCTCGATTCGCTGTCGGCGGCGGCTTATGCGGGGCAGATCGCTGGTTGGGCGGGAGCGTTGGATGTCGATGCGGATCTGATGATCTACGGTTGTGACTTGGCCAGCAGTACCGCCGGGCAGGACTTGCTGGCGTCGATCGCCGCGCTGTGCAATTGTGACGTCGCGGCTAGCGATGACGCTACGGGAAGCCGCGAACTTGGCGGCGACTGGGATTTGGAGTATCGCGACGGGGCGATCGAATCCGAGGTCGCGTTGTCGGCGATGGCCCAGGCTCAATGGCAACATACGCTCGATGCCTCCTCTCCCTCGGGCGGATCGATCTGGTTGTCGACCAAAGACGACGACAACGCTTCGGGCTTTGGCGGCAATCTGTTTGTCGACGAGAGCGAGTTTTTGGAGTTGGTCGATCCGGGAGTCCGATTTGGCGACGACTCTGGCGGTTCGGTCGACATTCGGTTGAACCTGAATGCGTTCAGCAGTGCGAAAGCGACGCTCAACGCGCTGCATGTCGTTGGAAGCGACCAGACCGTGGGAGGAACCTTTCATGCGGGGATCGATCTGAAAGCGGGAGATCTGCTGTTTTCGACCGAGGGATCGGTGACGTTGACCAGTCTGAATTCAGTGCATGTCAACGAACACGACCTCGTGCTCTTTTCCCCAACAACGCCGGGAGATTACAGCAGCGGAACGTTTACGATCGTGTTAGACGATTTGGTCGGCGGACCACTGCAAGGCATCACGCTGATCGAACACGAGACACTGATCGGCGATTACACCGTCAACGCGGGAGATTTTCTGTTTGTCAGCAGTCTCTCCGGCAAACAGATCAAGCTGTATCAGACCGAGGATGTCGGTGCCAACACCTCGGGAACCGTCAGCGTGTTGATGGATGTTCGCGATTCCAACGTCGCGATCGACAACGCGATCTACGGGATCGAACTGATCGAAACCGACACGCAAGTTGGCGGGTTCGAGCTCACTTCCGGTCAGATCCTGATGACGACTTTCGGCGAGGGGACGGTGGGGCAAAACGGGTTGGCGACGATGCGGCAGGACATCTTTGTCTTGGACGTTTCGCAGACGACGCTGGTTGCCGGA from Rosistilla oblonga includes the following:
- a CDS encoding efflux RND transporter periplasmic adaptor subunit, translated to MFNRSILYLVAVVGLVSVHGQVAVAQFPPTTSDYEYTPIEGFSQPFRSARVAASVTGIVDVRSVAEGSEVSKGDCLVKLDSSVHQKLIQISRTAMQARGELATAQAELAARQTRLQRIETLADRQHATPVELLQAREQVALAEANVLTVEEKQLQRKAEFNKLTAEADQYCIAAPFDGVIVQFLKEEGEYVGPVDPQVCELAQLNVLSVNFLVPRERRPEIQVGSQATVHFVDANRRARGSIYFVSPFPDGETNTYTVKVRVDNDDRLLNAGSRCHLLDLNADPNAHAADQPQLTMQLK
- a CDS encoding TolC family protein, with product MTSVHLPQLHILIVTLAIFVSGTGIVNAQTDAPATRLLLPRVNTLSAAPARQPITATTSQMLAAWASDTGPLASLPHPAVAPAIPPIGQIEWWVAPTSTPLRHASHTIPVDLMMLFSLTVQHSARVQAVAQTPWISGTQIEQARGVYDPLIYSDSDLNSTSDPVENTLTTGGPPRLEDELLGTEAGLRGQTESGGSYGFGQSIGHKNSNSTFFLPNNQGSAGLFANWSQPLLQGRHIDANRSLILTAQFDTAAAQAKYTDAILTQLFDVANAYWSLYVERANLLIRQRHLDRAQRIAEQLKHRQSLDSVRSQVLRAQAAVANRRAELSLAEANIKNQESRLRSLVNAPSFSESGQAELLPTQPAVIVPVDFNIESEVAVAIQRRPEILELHELVNATQVRLNLAQDQTRPQLNLVLQGQLAGRQGSSDIAGAWANQFTDGRPGFGGGLQYLLPYRNRTAHSLVRQRQYELTQLTMLIREKTGNIRAEVEIAIRNLRASHAAAISRRESLAAVQAEIKYLEDRWQLLGNDPRLGQLQLDDLLNGQDRLLREELALLQSITQYNRSLIEVQRATGALVSFSHPGGN